The following proteins come from a genomic window of Anaerohalosphaeraceae bacterium:
- a CDS encoding SDR family oxidoreductase, with amino-acid sequence MGQAAAVAFARQGCFVGVHYFQTRSGGQETLQQVKAVSDGCLLCADMRDEKQVQRLVGDFVNAAGGLDILINNAGTMLARRSIEEMTLEFYEDVFATNCRSVFLATRFALEHLKKTRGSIVNVGSVAGHHGGGGGSGIYAAAKSAVHMMTIAMAREFAPYGIRVNTVVPGLIETRFHERFSTPERKQKVAQETPLGRNGTAEDVAKVMLFLASREADFITGEYIAVNGGLYMRA; translated from the coding sequence ATCGGTCAGGCCGCCGCAGTCGCCTTTGCCCGCCAGGGCTGTTTCGTCGGCGTCCATTATTTCCAAACCCGTTCCGGCGGCCAGGAAACGCTTCAGCAGGTCAAAGCCGTTTCCGACGGCTGTCTGCTTTGCGCGGATATGCGGGATGAAAAGCAGGTCCAGCGGCTTGTTGGCGATTTTGTCAATGCAGCCGGGGGACTGGATATTCTGATTAACAACGCCGGCACGATGCTGGCCCGCCGCTCCATTGAAGAGATGACACTGGAGTTTTATGAGGATGTCTTTGCAACCAACTGCCGCAGCGTCTTTCTGGCAACACGGTTTGCCCTGGAGCATCTGAAGAAAACCCGCGGCTCTATTGTGAATGTCGGCTCGGTGGCGGGCCATCACGGCGGGGGAGGCGGCTCCGGCATCTACGCCGCCGCCAAGTCCGCGGTGCATATGATGACCATTGCGATGGCACGCGAATTCGCCCCCTACGGCATCCGGGTCAATACCGTCGTGCCGGGCCTGATTGAAACCCGCTTCCACGAGCGATTTTCCACACCCGAACGCAAACAGAAGGTTGCCCAGGAAACCCCCCTCGGACGCAACGGCACCGCCGAAGACGTCGCCAAAGTGATGCTTTTTTTGGCCAGCCGGGAGGCGGACTTCATTACTGGTGAATACATTGCCGTCAACGGCGGCCTCTACATGCGCGCCTGA
- a CDS encoding DUF2179 domain-containing protein, whose amino-acid sequence MTESWMNSFWFAWIVLPFLIFIARIADVTIGTIRLIFVARGMKILAPLAGFFEVLIWLIVIGQIMQHLANPLCYIAYAAGFAAGNFIGMMLVDRLSLGKVLIRIITQKDAGPLVDSLKQHQFGVTVLDGRGAQGKVQVIFTVVKRAHIEDVQRLIRQFNPQAFYSIEEVGDVEKGVFPAEKTRWKAEWLRMLMPFRKGK is encoded by the coding sequence ATGACCGAAAGCTGGATGAATTCGTTCTGGTTTGCCTGGATTGTGCTTCCGTTTCTGATTTTCATTGCCCGCATAGCGGACGTGACGATTGGGACGATTCGTCTGATTTTTGTTGCACGAGGAATGAAGATTCTGGCCCCGCTGGCGGGCTTTTTTGAAGTGCTTATCTGGCTGATTGTCATTGGTCAGATTATGCAGCATCTGGCCAATCCGCTCTGCTATATTGCCTATGCCGCCGGATTTGCGGCGGGAAATTTTATCGGAATGATGCTTGTGGACCGGCTGTCGCTGGGCAAGGTGCTCATCCGGATTATCACTCAGAAAGACGCCGGCCCGCTGGTGGATTCCCTCAAACAGCACCAATTCGGTGTGACGGTTTTGGACGGCCGGGGGGCCCAGGGCAAGGTGCAGGTGATTTTTACGGTAGTCAAGCGGGCCCACATTGAGGATGTGCAGCGGTTGATTCGTCAGTTTAATCCGCAGGCCTTTTATTCGATTGAAGAGGTCGGGGATGTGGAAAAAGGGGTTTTTCCGGCGGAAAAGACCCGATGGAAAGCCGAATGGCTGCGGATGCTGATGCCGTTTCGAAAGGGGAAATAA
- the corA gene encoding magnesium/cobalt transporter CorA, translating into MAKKTRRRSEKAGLPPGTLVHTGERPPEATVITVFEYSPDSVVERKPVRLEDCFKPQPLHTVRWINIDGLADISVIEGIGRQFGVHPLILEDILSTGQRPKCDDSTSHLFVVFRMLQYADADQRIQSEQVSILLGPGYVVSFQESEGDVFDPIRDQIRTGRGRVRSMGADYLVYRLMDAVVDGYFLILEKLGERVEALEQEVIKEPSEETLNRIYALKRELIYLRKSVWPLREVISQIEKTASPLITDSTEPYFRDVYDHTIQVMDSVDTFRDTVSGLLDIYLTSISNRLNAIMKVLTIITTIFIPLSFIASIYGMNFEYMPELQWRWGYPAVLAAMGLIFLGMLYFFKKNKWL; encoded by the coding sequence ATGGCGAAAAAAACCCGCAGACGTTCGGAAAAAGCCGGCCTTCCGCCCGGGACGCTCGTGCATACCGGAGAACGGCCGCCGGAGGCCACCGTCATTACGGTCTTTGAATACAGCCCCGATTCGGTTGTTGAACGCAAGCCGGTCCGTTTGGAGGATTGCTTCAAGCCGCAGCCCCTGCATACGGTCCGCTGGATTAATATCGACGGTCTGGCCGACATCAGCGTTATCGAAGGCATCGGACGCCAGTTCGGCGTTCATCCGCTGATTCTGGAGGATATTTTAAGCACCGGCCAGCGCCCCAAATGCGATGACAGCACGTCCCATCTGTTTGTCGTCTTTCGCATGCTGCAGTATGCGGACGCCGATCAGAGGATTCAGTCAGAGCAGGTGAGCATCCTGCTGGGACCCGGTTATGTCGTCTCTTTTCAGGAAAGCGAAGGCGATGTGTTTGACCCGATACGCGACCAAATCCGGACCGGGCGCGGACGTGTCCGCAGCATGGGAGCCGATTATCTGGTCTATCGGCTGATGGATGCGGTTGTGGATGGGTATTTCCTGATTCTGGAGAAACTGGGCGAACGGGTCGAGGCCCTCGAACAGGAGGTGATTAAAGAACCGTCGGAGGAGACGCTCAACCGGATTTACGCCCTGAAACGGGAACTGATTTATCTGCGAAAATCCGTCTGGCCGCTGCGGGAGGTCATCAGTCAGATTGAAAAAACCGCAAGCCCGCTGATAACGGATTCGACGGAACCGTATTTTCGCGATGTCTATGACCATACGATTCAGGTAATGGATTCTGTGGATACCTTCCGCGATACGGTGTCGGGGCTTTTGGATATTTACCTGACCAGCATCAGCAATCGATTGAATGCGATTATGAAGGTGCTGACGATTATCACCACCATTTTTATTCCCCTGTCCTTCATCGCCAGCATTTATGGAATGAACTTTGAATATATGCCGGAACTTCAGTGGCGCTGGGGGTATCCGGCTGTGCTGGCCGCAATGGGGCTGATTTTTTTGGGAATGCTGTATTTCTTTAAGAAAAACAAGTGGCTTTAA
- a CDS encoding PhoPQ-activated protein PqaA family protein yields MKGRYFGAGVAFLVLSSLVSATALDDYVAMPDASYSWTQVGSGTYDSATFTTAFTLRLNSQQWRNSSEVEPSQVLWRHWVTVIVPSSVLGPTRSTALLLINGGSTNDPAPAADSQMRLLSMATRSLIVTLTAVPNQPIRFLDESFSRSEDEIIAYTWDKFLNGGDSFWPAQLPMVKSVKACMDAVQAFAASQGKTVNGFVLTGGSKRGWTAWLTAAVDSRVIAAAPIVIDLLNMERSFAHHWACYGFWAPSLAPYQQKMIFDRFDLPRTAELLEIVDPYRYRSRLTLPKYIITASGDDFFVSDSAQFYIRQLSGETLLRTVPNSNHYLDGVYSSVFAGLVPFYDAVLNGAARPNYSWTVQPDGRTIVQTSTTPTAVKLWQITNPTARDFRRLTTGPNWTSTPLTDQGGGVYIGQVPVPPQGWTAYFVELTFPGRTVGGIQYPYLFTTEMVVVPEIRPFETDFSRDRTTDLLDLVIFSEHWLTSNPYRDLYPRRGGDGLVNLNDLALFGLHWLESF; encoded by the coding sequence ATGAAAGGTCGATATTTTGGAGCGGGGGTTGCCTTTCTGGTTTTGTCTTCGCTCGTCTCGGCAACGGCGCTGGATGATTATGTGGCGATGCCGGATGCGTCGTATTCCTGGACTCAGGTCGGCAGCGGGACCTACGATTCCGCCACCTTTACAACCGCTTTTACCCTTCGCCTGAATTCCCAGCAGTGGCGGAACAGTTCAGAAGTAGAGCCCAGCCAGGTCCTTTGGAGGCACTGGGTAACCGTAATTGTTCCTTCCTCGGTCCTGGGCCCGACCCGTTCGACTGCCCTGCTTTTGATTAACGGCGGCAGCACCAATGACCCCGCCCCGGCTGCTGACAGCCAGATGCGTCTTTTATCGATGGCCACCCGTTCCCTGATTGTAACCCTCACGGCCGTGCCCAACCAGCCCATCCGGTTCCTGGATGAGTCCTTCTCCCGCAGCGAGGATGAGATTATCGCCTACACGTGGGACAAATTTCTCAACGGCGGCGATTCATTCTGGCCCGCCCAGCTGCCGATGGTCAAGTCCGTCAAGGCCTGTATGGATGCCGTGCAGGCCTTTGCGGCCTCGCAGGGCAAGACCGTAAATGGGTTTGTGCTGACCGGCGGGTCCAAGCGCGGCTGGACGGCCTGGCTGACGGCGGCCGTGGACAGCCGCGTCATTGCGGCTGCTCCGATTGTCATCGACCTGCTGAACATGGAGCGCTCTTTTGCTCATCACTGGGCCTGCTATGGATTTTGGGCGCCGTCGCTGGCTCCCTATCAGCAAAAAATGATTTTTGACCGATTTGATTTGCCCCGAACGGCCGAACTGCTGGAGATTGTGGACCCCTATCGGTACCGCAGCCGCCTGACCCTTCCCAAATACATCATCACCGCCTCCGGCGATGACTTTTTCGTGAGCGATTCCGCCCAGTTCTACATCCGCCAGCTGTCCGGAGAAACTCTTTTGCGAACCGTGCCGAATTCCAATCATTACCTGGACGGAGTGTACAGCAGCGTTTTTGCCGGGCTGGTCCCCTTTTATGACGCGGTGCTGAACGGAGCCGCCCGACCGAATTACAGCTGGACCGTCCAGCCGGACGGCAGGACGATTGTCCAGACTTCGACGACGCCGACGGCGGTCAAACTCTGGCAGATTACCAACCCGACGGCACGGGATTTTCGGCGGCTGACCACCGGCCCCAACTGGACGTCCACGCCCCTAACCGACCAGGGCGGCGGGGTGTATATCGGGCAGGTGCCCGTGCCGCCGCAGGGCTGGACGGCCTATTTTGTTGAGCTGACCTTCCCCGGCAGAACCGTCGGCGGCATCCAGTATCCTTACCTGTTCACCACCGAAATGGTTGTAGTCCCCGAAATCCGGCCGTTCGAGACCGACTTCAGCCGAGACCGAACCACAGACCTTCTGGATTTGGTCATCTTCAGCGAGCACTGGCTGACGAGCAATCCGTACCGGGACCTGTACCCGCGTCGCGGCGGCGACGGACTGGTGAATCTGAACGACCTGGCCCTGTTTGGACTGCACTGGCTTGAGTCCTTCTGA
- a CDS encoding Dabb family protein encodes MIHRQFLCWALSTLLLAAGCEMVGQPKKLTAGPQVAHTVFFTLNNNSIYAKQQLVRDAYAWLRSHEGVVYFAAGERAVQMQRAVNETGFDVCLLIVFDSVAAYDAYQTSKKHLEFIQRNEANWKQVRVFDSLIQ; translated from the coding sequence ATGATTCACAGACAATTTCTTTGTTGGGCATTGAGCACGCTTTTGTTGGCCGCGGGCTGCGAAATGGTCGGGCAGCCCAAGAAACTGACCGCCGGGCCGCAAGTGGCTCATACAGTCTTTTTCACCCTAAACAATAACTCCATCTACGCCAAACAGCAGCTGGTCCGCGATGCCTATGCGTGGCTTCGCAGCCACGAGGGGGTGGTGTATTTTGCGGCGGGCGAGCGGGCGGTCCAGATGCAGCGGGCGGTCAATGAAACCGGGTTTGATGTGTGCCTGCTGATTGTCTTTGACAGCGTCGCCGCCTACGACGCCTATCAGACCTCCAAAAAGCACCTCGAATTCATCCAGCGGAACGAGGCCAACTGGAAGCAGGTCCGCGTGTTTGATTCCCTGATTCAGTAA
- a CDS encoding PAS domain S-box protein — MTSEDPKIAGQSRSSTECSVQKILEELTALRLRAEENEQKFRALFENALDGIMLLDCRTRRFLMPNQQMCRMLGCTPEEIEQMTLLDILPPDVHQAALEHFEQLAAGHPQQISAQSIRRKDGQIFYADISAALFWLNGAPYAVGIFRDVTEKQRRQQEQLRQQQELDAVFQAVPVGISHVRNRIFIRVNKIFCSLLGYSPEELIGRDTSCLYRSREEFVFWGQSLYSRLETQGEVMDELTFQHKDGHLLSVLLRGVYLDPQDRSKGELFALTDITGRKRTERELRAKNEELESIVFVASHDLRGPLVNIEGFSGEIQRAAEELKNILKTSDIPKETAERILQILDRDIAESLHFISAGTAKMDSLLSGLLRLSRVGTAPIRIEPIRMNALVQLILGSMRYEIRRLGAQIYLESLPDCLGDAVQVNQVFSNLLDNALKYRRPDTPPEIWLSGQTNGNEVIYTVRDNGIGIDREHHEKIFEIFHRLYPDGPQKGEGLGLTIVRRILDRLDGRIWVESEPGAGASFFVVLPAVR; from the coding sequence ATGACATCAGAAGACCCGAAAATCGCCGGCCAATCCAGGTCTTCCACAGAATGCTCCGTGCAAAAAATTCTGGAAGAACTGACGGCATTGCGTCTTCGTGCCGAGGAAAACGAACAGAAGTTTCGGGCCCTCTTTGAAAACGCACTGGATGGAATTATGCTGCTGGACTGCCGGACCCGCCGCTTTCTGATGCCCAATCAGCAGATGTGCCGGATGCTCGGCTGCACCCCCGAAGAGATTGAGCAGATGACGCTTCTGGATATCCTTCCGCCTGATGTCCACCAGGCAGCCCTTGAACACTTTGAACAACTGGCCGCCGGGCATCCCCAGCAAATTTCCGCCCAGTCTATTCGGCGCAAAGACGGACAGATTTTCTATGCGGATATTTCCGCCGCTCTCTTTTGGCTGAACGGGGCCCCTTACGCAGTGGGGATTTTCCGGGATGTAACCGAAAAACAGCGGCGCCAGCAGGAGCAGCTCCGGCAGCAGCAGGAGCTGGACGCCGTCTTCCAGGCGGTCCCTGTGGGCATCAGCCATGTGCGGAACCGCATCTTTATCCGGGTCAACAAAATCTTCTGCAGTCTGTTAGGGTATTCCCCGGAGGAATTAATCGGACGGGACACCTCCTGCCTGTACCGAAGCCGGGAAGAGTTTGTGTTCTGGGGACAGTCGCTGTACTCGCGTCTGGAGACCCAGGGGGAGGTGATGGACGAGCTGACTTTTCAGCACAAGGACGGGCATCTGCTTTCCGTGCTGCTGCGGGGCGTGTATCTGGACCCACAGGACCGCTCCAAAGGCGAACTGTTTGCCCTGACAGACATCACCGGACGAAAACGTACGGAACGGGAACTGCGGGCGAAGAACGAAGAGCTGGAGAGCATTGTTTTTGTAGCGTCCCACGATTTGCGCGGGCCGCTGGTGAACATTGAGGGCTTCTCCGGGGAGATTCAGCGGGCCGCCGAGGAATTAAAAAACATTCTCAAAACGTCGGATATCCCGAAGGAAACCGCCGAACGCATTCTCCAGATTCTCGACAGAGACATTGCCGAATCGCTCCATTTTATCTCCGCCGGAACCGCCAAGATGGATTCCCTGCTAAGCGGTCTGCTTCGCCTGTCGCGTGTGGGCACGGCCCCGATTCGGATTGAGCCGATTCGAATGAACGCCCTTGTCCAGCTGATTCTCGGCTCAATGCGGTATGAGATTCGCCGCCTGGGAGCCCAGATTTATTTGGAGTCTCTGCCGGACTGTCTGGGCGATGCCGTCCAGGTCAATCAGGTGTTCAGCAATCTGCTGGACAATGCCTTAAAATATCGCCGGCCGGATACCCCGCCGGAAATCTGGCTCAGCGGACAGACAAACGGCAATGAAGTCATTTACACAGTCCGGGACAATGGTATCGGCATCGACAGAGAACATCACGAGAAGATTTTCGAAATCTTTCATCGGCTTTATCCGGACGGCCCCCAAAAAGGAGAAGGACTGGGACTGACGATTGTCCGCCGGATTCTGGACCGGCTGGATGGGCGAATCTGGGTCGAATCGGAACCGGGGGCGGGTGCCTCCTTCTTTGTGGTCCTTCCGGCGGTCCGATAA
- a CDS encoding glycogen-binding domain-containing protein: protein MVKAGKKKGEFRFVYKPAGKVQKVALAGSFNQWKPVPMTKQKNGEYALTVPLTAGYYEYKFLVDGCWLEDKDNGAYTFNPYGTLNSVLKVD from the coding sequence ATGGTAAAAGCAGGAAAGAAAAAAGGAGAATTTCGTTTTGTCTATAAACCCGCCGGAAAGGTCCAAAAGGTTGCCCTGGCCGGCTCTTTCAATCAGTGGAAGCCGGTACCGATGACCAAGCAGAAAAACGGGGAATACGCCCTGACGGTTCCTTTGACAGCGGGTTATTATGAGTATAAGTTCCTGGTGGACGGCTGCTGGCTGGAAGATAAGGACAATGGGGCTTATACGTTTAACCCCTACGGAACCCTGAATTCGGTTTTGAAAGTCGATTAA
- a CDS encoding helix-turn-helix domain-containing protein, with protein MGCWRAGALENWPDRPVGFRGNRELVRDAAEQICRRLEWLELSDRLLLEMIYEQGMSVRKAAVILQKSPSTIARRIRARVQGLFSPEYQICLQHRMELSDLQMSIARCYYVQKKSRRAIARFLGISRYALQRHLDRLEGLVEREKEVREPGPVAAFQGHRRCV; from the coding sequence ATGGGCTGCTGGAGAGCCGGTGCTTTGGAGAATTGGCCCGATCGGCCTGTCGGGTTTCGGGGGAACAGGGAACTCGTTCGGGATGCGGCTGAACAAATCTGCCGGCGGCTGGAGTGGCTGGAGCTGTCCGACCGGCTCCTGCTGGAAATGATTTATGAACAGGGAATGTCCGTTCGCAAGGCGGCCGTCATTCTGCAAAAAAGCCCCTCGACCATCGCCCGTCGGATTCGCGCCCGGGTTCAGGGGCTTTTTTCCCCGGAGTATCAGATTTGTCTTCAGCATCGGATGGAGCTGTCAGACCTGCAGATGAGCATCGCCCGTTGTTATTATGTCCAGAAAAAAAGCCGTCGTGCGATTGCCCGATTTCTGGGCATTTCGCGGTATGCCCTCCAGCGTCATCTGGACCGGCTGGAGGGGCTGGTGGAACGGGAAAAGGAAGTTCGTGAACCAGGACCGGTTGCTGCTTTCCAAGGACACCGACGATGCGTCTGA
- a CDS encoding ATP-binding cassette domain-containing protein has product MRLTATLDCPGFIPWGPRAAQLMRRFGLDRQDLPEQSPSIPISVELTAGQICLLTGPSGSGKTLLLRQFFQQADAESRIWLEEIVLESERSVIDCVQEPLDEALRLLTQAGLADVFALLRPPAHLSTGQQYRYRLLQALRSGRLVIFADEFGSCLDFAGAAVLALQTARLIRQRRLILLAAATREDSACFLEPDILIRFDAPACAEVLAVRAPEHPGPKGMPPADLPVSQAAIRRRGLKSVSR; this is encoded by the coding sequence ATGCGTCTGACGGCGACACTCGACTGTCCGGGATTTATTCCGTGGGGCCCCCGGGCTGCTCAGCTGATGCGTCGGTTTGGGCTGGACCGTCAGGATTTGCCGGAGCAGTCTCCTTCCATTCCCATTTCGGTGGAGCTGACTGCCGGACAGATTTGTCTGCTCACAGGCCCGTCCGGAAGCGGCAAAACCCTCCTTCTGCGTCAATTTTTTCAGCAGGCAGATGCCGAGTCGCGGATTTGGCTGGAGGAGATTGTCCTCGAGTCTGAACGCAGTGTGATTGACTGTGTCCAGGAGCCGCTGGATGAGGCGCTGCGGCTTTTGACGCAGGCAGGGCTGGCGGATGTCTTTGCCCTTCTGCGGCCTCCGGCGCATCTGAGCACCGGCCAGCAGTATCGCTACCGCCTTCTGCAGGCCCTTCGCAGCGGACGGCTCGTGATTTTTGCGGATGAATTCGGTTCTTGTCTGGACTTTGCCGGAGCGGCAGTGCTGGCCCTTCAAACGGCTCGACTGATTCGGCAGCGCCGGCTGATTCTTTTGGCCGCCGCAACACGGGAGGACTCGGCCTGCTTTCTTGAGCCGGATATTCTCATTCGCTTTGATGCACCGGCTTGTGCGGAGGTGCTTGCAGTCCGGGCCCCGGAGCATCCCGGCCCCAAAGGTATGCCGCCTGCTGACCTGCCGGTCAGTCAGGCGGCGATACGCAGGCGAGGGCTGAAATCTGTATCGCGTTAG